One Zingiber officinale cultivar Zhangliang chromosome 10B, Zo_v1.1, whole genome shotgun sequence genomic window, tatttcatacatacttaaacataatcataacatggttagggccccggcttgtaccacttaaatgcgcgcgtcctatgtaggtccaagatagcaagtcttgaaccctacaaggcatacataactaggtccgtttcttagtccatcgacctaggggcacttaggagcccatccctaacgaggtccgtttcttagtccatcgaccccggggtgcttatggagcccacccttggtacaagccatataaagtaaagtagcatgtcatacatatcatggttcttatcatttcttgcacataatatttcttatcatatcataccatatagaattttgggcacatagctcatcataatggtatgtaaatttttgggcacacagcacatcataaatacatgcatagtttgggcacacagctcatcataaatagcatgtaaacttgggcacatagctcatcacatatatcatgcgtAAATTGggtacacagctcatcataaataacacacagcatagcataagggtttccatcatgtatagatcataagtgtgcataattaaacatagaagcatagcaatctcataaacatgacatataagatacatgggaaacataattagatttctaaccctaatgtcttatagtggccgaaacatatagattgggttttaggtaaaaactccataccaacatgtgaaccctaaataagtatcatttcctataccataaggaaaacatcataagcatgtttaggtagagttctaggtctcttaagcttacaacttatcatggccgaatcttatcaagcatacattgggttaaaaattatccttcaagcttgtgaaccctaaacaacttccatagcaaacatttcaaggaaataacatgagcatagttgagttaggttctaagtttcctaagcccttaaacatgatgtggccgaaacttgtaggacttaaaactagggttcaagtgtcctaaaagcatgagaaccttaaacaacttttatagaaaatatttcaaggaataacatgagcatagttaagttaggttctaagtttcttaagcctttaatcatgaagtggccgaaacttgtagggcttaaaactagggttcaagtgtcctaaaagcatgagaaccttaaacaactttcatagcaaataattcaaggaataacatgagcatagttgggttaggttctaagtttcttaagcctttaatcatgaagtggccgaaacttgtagggcttaaaactagggttcaagtgtcctagaagcatgagaaccttaaacaactttcatagaaaataattcaaggaataacatgagcatagttgagttaggttctaagtttcctaagcccttaaacatgatgtggccgaaagttataggacttaaaactaatgttcaagtgtcctaaaagcatgagaaccttaaacaactttcatagcaaatatttcaaggaataacatgagcatagttaagttaggttctaagtttcctaagcctttaatcatgaagtggccgaaacttgtagggcttaaaactagggttcaagtgtcctagaagcatgagaaccttaaacaactttcataacaaataattcaaggaataacatgagcatagttgagttaggttctaagtttcctaagcccttaaacatgatgtggccgaaagttataggacttaaaactaaggttcaagtgtcctagaagcatgagaaccttaaacaactttcatagcaaataattcaaggaataacatgagcatagttgagttaggttctaaatttcctaatcccttaaacatgatgtggccgaatgttatagagcatgtaatttaatttccatgcaacaacaaacataagaacattaagttagtttcataacatttcatcaaggagatcatgagcatcttagacttgttttaaattctcctaagcttcaaaactaaacatggccgaaccttcatggacatgaaatagagttcaacttaacatacaatcatgggcatatcataatagtttcatatcttatcttagggagatcatggcatgcttagttttaaattaaaactctcctaggcccttggttctaccatggccgaatactcatgaatctaagttctaccaaacattttaacatagagaCATGATATAAATCCTTAtcataaaatacatgttacaagaagaatatcgagcatatcaaatttagatcttttcattccctaggtccttcctttggttttatcttggttggaattcttcatgttgttttcttagatttttatgtaaccgaatcttcatagaacaacaagagctattgtaccacaggtgagggaaacttacatcctttcgcttgtggcttttccttagagagaaaagtgttctaggtgtcaaggaaggaggaagcttcttcttcttgtacctccttttgtttcctttgcttgtaagggctagaacttgaaggtttcttctcgggaattagctttcttggagaagaacttaacttagctattggaatgaggagagggaagttttcttggttcggtgaagaatgaagaagggagaaggaggaagaagaaaaagaatttaatcccttgtttttcttctctaacctatttatccctttgccaaatgaaacatgtcctcattcattcccttaactcctcttttcccccactcctttaattcctatgaaaatagagagagggagggaagtagacaacccctcttttgcttgctccttttcttaaccaagagggaaaggaaggtaagcaactaggttttctcttgctctttttctttgttttcttttcttcttaaactaaatttttcattcctttctatccaattatttctccttatcctaatggttaacaTTCATCACTTTAtctccatcaattgtgggaggttcaaggttcaatccttgacctcacctcttcttattctatatgtttgtttttattttccctttttctcttattcctttcatttctatgctctaaggaaaaataatattcatatacatatcctataatttcgtgggtgttacagtaccccatacctcataaaaagttcatcctcgaacttagaatagcgatggatacttctgtctcatatcatcttctcgttcccacgtggcttcttcgtatcgttggttttgccatagaacctttactaaaggtacttctttgttccttagtcttttgacatctcgatccaatatgtgaattggtcggctctcgtaagttaggtcctcttgcacttgtactgcccGGGGTTCGATTACTTGATCCGTGCTCGGaatgcatttctttagcatcgaaacgtggaacacgttgtggatggctgacatctcttgaggcagctctatttcataagctactttgccgattcttttcagaactcggtatggtcccacataacgtgggcttagctttcccttcttaccaaacctcattacCCCTTTCATAGGGGctactttgagaaaaactgagtctccgacactgaattccaatggtcttcgtcgcttatccgcataattcttttgtcgactctgagtagtttctattcgttggcggatgctCTGTATAGCCTGAGTGGTGTTATCAACGAACTCGGTCtggaatcccatctccttcttttcaccaccttcgtaccaacatataggggatctgcatttcctcccgtacaaagcctcgtaaggtgtcatcccaatagtagcctggtaactattgttgtaggaaaATTCCTCCAGGCATAAATATCGGctccagcttcccttgaagtctaatgcgcatgcccgtaacatatcttctagcaCTTGATTGACCCTTTCTGCGAAAAACAAGAattgaatgcctcttgtatttggtatttatacaaagaaaaattaactagtatgatgcggaaattaaatactagttatacctcttccttgtatgctaaaaacctcgagatcttctgccgtatctctcgcctcctcttagacgtcgtgtgggcgacgatcctccaagacgaacaccacccggaaagcttctcctccttctctagaattcggccaccaccaccataaaggagcaaaagagagcaaagggaagagagggagaggggtcggccacttgatgatctccaacaacacaatatcaattgttatgtttttcaaggcctccccttcccccctttttatattagtttcccaacggaaaattatggaaagagttttataaaaaattagactcattcctatttccttttaattttttctttttctttccttttaattaatcaatcctagattgatttattaattaaacaattattttttgatgtttaattatttgaccggccccttgcttgggcaccaagcaaggtggccagccacttattaaaagggaaagaaagaaaatttttttataaaatttaaaaaaagaaaacttctaataaaattttacaaactctctttttttttctaatgtggatattaaaaggaaagttttaaaatttaaaaccaagttttaaaatttaaaacatctctaataatatttctttttaaaagaaagttttataaattttacaactttcttttaaaaccttgtggcctaatttaaattaggaaaattttataaatttttaaaatatctctttttacaaattgtaaatatctgaggaaatttaaaaattcaaaaacaaccttcctaatttaaatattgcggtcggcccccttgcccaaggcaagggccggccacttctagagaatatgtggccggccattgcttggtcaccaagcaatgaaccggccccttcttggacaccaagataggcttttctttggatggacttgaggctttatttaggctacaatagggacctagaggggaaattggttttggccttccgatgagcttgagtatcccgtgctcgccccgaacacacaattcaagttcatcgataataactcattccactagagagttattatcgcactaccgcaccaatcccaaattacattatgggctccttcttatcatgagtgtgttagtctccctgtgtttaagattacgaatgtccactaattaagtgagttactgacaactcatttaattaatatctagctccaagagtagtaccacccaactttattgtcatgttggactaggtccacctgcaggttttaacatggcaatccttatgagctccttttggggacattctcaacctagataactaggacacagattccttctataatgaacaacacaaactataagtaatatcatttcccaacttatcgggcatattgatttatcgagctaaacctcaccctttgataagtcaaagaaataaatattaaatatacatgtttgttattatattaggattaagagcacacacttctataataactaaggtctagttcttttactaagtcagtacaaaaagaacttacctaaatgattctactcaatacacttaaagtgtatcagtgtaatttattagtcaagataaactaatacttaattacactacgtttattctgatggtttgtttctttccatcttagtcgtgagcaactgtttataatttatagagaaccgacaacatgatttcctaagtgtgactccacactccatgttatttactatataaattaattgaacaattaaattttacaaataaatataaacatttgaccaatgtgattctttatttcaaaataaatgtgtacaaaagctaaacttttaagtatacactccaacagtaggAAGTAATTATAATATGATGTTGATATATGAACTAGGGGCCCCTAATGATTAGGGAACCCTTAGTGACAAGGGGTATCTTTTTAACACTCCGATGCAACTTTCGCAGAGTCATACTAGTAGTTTGGTTAGAATCTATACAAGATCATAAACATGGAGGGTAAGGAGATGAATAATATATAGGGACATTAATTAATATCataatgaaatcgaaatcctagaatgaTCCCCCCAAAACCATCTTCACTCTCCCTCGATCACTCCCTCTCTCTTACTTacaatttctctctctctctctctctctcaatctctTGCTTACAAGCCTTCAACTAACTTTCAATCgtttagataacttactttgtgaaATCTCTAATGcataatcaacagtccctatggatcgatatttttattactggaCGACTTACCATTCACTTGTGGTTAGAAAACACTGTGATACATGTATTGTAATAATTTATGTAATTCTTATGCTTCCCCTGCTTGtttatgaaataattttttaaaacacgtATAGAAATGACCCAAAAATATGATAAATAATCCTTTTGAAATCATTAGGTTTAGATGATAATTTGTTGTTGCAGTTTAGTATAAAGTGTTTACAAATATAATTACACCCTTTTGAGTCATTTAGGACCAATTGAAAATTCACATGTATTGATCTCATatatttcatgtaatttccaTACTATACATCCACATCTTAatttatgtcattaatgacattaaTATTGTGATTACTGTTAGTGTTTGTTACAGTCATATATAGTAGGTATGATTTTTTTAGTCctatactaataaatttaatgacCAGATTATTTACAGGGATATTCTGTATCCATAAAGTTTATTATCAATTAAAGTTATACTCATATATCATATACACATCACATGtagcccaagtgggagattgttggatttaATCTTTATAAGGTGGGCTTAATGTAAATTACATATGGGAATAAGAACCGAACCCATTTAAATGATCTAACTTAAAGTTATTAGATTTTAGGTTATTGAACGTGGGTTGAATATGTAGAATCCTTTAGTCGGATCCGTTATTATTTATGGGTTGATAACAGATCAAATCCTCTATATAAAGGATTGGTCCTCAAGAGTTTAGTACATTATCTTGACATCTCTTCGTTCCTCATTGATGAAGAGTTTCGACGTTATCATCCTAATCCCCTTAGAAGGCTTTTCTCTTGTttctgcttcatcttcttccataTAGATCGTTTAAACGACGCTATAAGACTAGAAAAATGATTTCTTCAATCGGGTTCTTTGTTGTAGTTTATACCTTTACATTCTCTACCATGCTTTCGTTGAAACTAAATTCATGCTCTGAGTAGTTGtatttcctatttcaagttcttaTTCGGTTTGAAGAATTCATGCAGATTAGGACTAATAATTACTTCTATCATGTATCACATATATATTCAAGATTCATAAGTTTTGTTATTGAAAGAGTCATGGTACATATCAATTTCATCAAAGTTAATTTGGGTTCCACAACTGTAACATTGAGAAATCGGTATAGCAAATATCTCTTACTGATTCACACGAGATGTTATACACTCTTGATGATTTTGTACTCATCACCTTTCTTGCCATTATTTCATCCAATTACTCATCATGTACTCTTATAATTGTGTGAAAGCTTACAAGAGTACATGATAAAGAAAAATATTACAACGAAACTTAATAAATAAAAAGGTTGAAAAAATAATAGAGAAATTTCTCCATAGCCATGTGATTTAAAATTTTCAGCATTAGGCCATTGACCTGAATTATAAGATGGAACTTTTAGTCAAAATTCATCCAAAAGCATGAATCATCAAGTTTGACATTCTGATGTTAAGTCATAATGATGATGTCTACTTGGTGTATAAGGTCTTAGTACTAAgtgattttattatttcttttattccttttagATATATATGACTTTCTTGGAAAAAAAACATCATGGAGTACGACTGTAGATCTCTTCTGACACCAAAAAAAGAGAGAGCCTCTTGGATCTTGACAAAGTGGATTAGCAAACTTTCTGAATCAATGTTTattaattgataaaatattttgtcaatatcATAGTCACTATTCTATcaaataaaagaattttttaattaatttattctaTTTCATCCTATCAAATATATTTCTAATTGACTAGTTTTATCTAacaataaataattttcattgtttatttattattattattattattattattatctgtgACATCTATATTTTCAATCGTCTTAGTCAATTGCATGGTTATATCACCGTGTCTgaacctttttttttcttttctctttcgaTGAAAAATGTTTTGTTTTTTCGTATCTCAATTTGCACTAATGAGCCTTTTTCCAGCACCCCGAAGATACACAATGAGTCTCATCTCCGTCTGTTTTGTCTTCTTCGATGAAAAAAAATTCCATTAATTTACACTTGATTCATTTTGCAAAGCACCAATACACTTGATACTATTTAAAGGATGGGAAAAGTTACAAGCAAACATAAAGCTTTCGATTTCAGTTGCCTATTTGAAACATCAATTTCTATCAATCCTTTGGAGCAGAGAGATTGATGCCTTGCCACCAAATCCTTGTTGTTTACTATCCTACTGATTAATTCATTTTTTGTTTCCGGTGATCTGGAATTGCTTTGACTGCTAGTTTTTCAGTTGCAGAAACAGAGGCTTTGAGATCCCCTGCCATGCATCGCACCTCCGTCTCTTCCTGCGCTTCCCACCGATGCCCTGCAGCAGCACGCCGAAGAGCTTCACGCCTCCAGATTTTTCCACCGCTACCGTGTCTTCCTCTCCCTCGCCACCACCGTCGACCGCCGCAGTTGCCCGACCGAACCCGAGCTTGTTCACGTCGACGTAGTTGGAGAGGAATCCGAGGAGCTCGCGGAAGCGGCACTTGGTTTGCGAAAGCTCGGCACTGAGCACGTGGTTATCCTTCCTGAGCTTCTCGTTCTCGTCGGCGAGTTGAAGAAGCCGGTCGGCAGGCGGCGGGGACGAGGCGGGGGAAGAGGCGTGGAGTTGGCCGGAATTAGCCGCGGAAGAAGGGGGAGGCGGACGAGCGGTTGCAGTAGCCTTGTCGTGGGAGGAAAGGTGGGACGTGGATGCAGGAGCCGTCGACGGCTTTCGTCGGCGGATGTTGCAGAGGAGACTTTGCTCGCCTCGCCGGAAGTTTTCGTTGGTGAACTCCCATCGATCGGGGACCACCTTGTGAAAGCCCTGCATCCAGAAGTTTCTTAATTTTAGTATACGCAATTAATATATCATAGgaataaatatttgaaaaacacaGAAATCAAATCTTATTCGATCGAGGAGGAAACTGGAGAAAGTTAACGTAATCTAATCACTCTTTCTCAGGGAGATAAACACGTTTGGTAAAACGACGCTGCAAAGTCATTGGTCGTTCACCTTGCCGTGCACGATCGTCCTTCCAATACGTTTTTTTAAATGGAATAAGAACTCGTCAAGTGGTAAATAATATCTCATCTATCTATTATTCTATCGGTTTAGTTGATTAATCTGAAATGCcgcatttaattaaatcaaagcAAAAGTAATAAAACAGAAAATTTAGTCCAATCTGATTTTGGAAGCCTAGCTAGCTAGACAAAAAGAAATTAAAgttatatatttttgaaattttgactggAATTCTCATGAATTTAGATTATAGTCGATTCAGTTTATAGGCGGATCAAAGCATgcaaataattaattatgaaaaagAGAGACGGAGTACGTAGGTGTTTAGTTGTCGGACGAAGCTGGAGAAGTTGTTGTGCTTGAAATGGAGGGGAAGCAGGTCGCGGGCGAACTCGGCTGGCTTCCACACCACGAACGACTCCCCCTTCTCTCCCCACGATATCACCTCTTGCgtctccttctcatccaccatctCGTACGTCTTCACCAGGAACGGCGCCGGCCCCCCGCCTCCAGCACCGGCGGCGGGGGCGGCGCCACTCTTCCTCTGCCCCATATGCATCTCTATTCCTCgctctcttctccctcttctctctcATAAATCCATCTTGCGCCACACTTTCCCATCTTCGGGTCCTTCCAATATATGACTTTACGGGTGGCGTGGGTGGGTGGGAAGGCAATTGGAAACTGGAACTTggaaggaaaggaaaaaagagGAGATGAGATGGGAGAGTTGGAAGGTTCTTCGGACACCTAGCTAGGCGCTTGGCAAGACGACACGTGGGTAGAAACAAAGCTTCTTTAATTTCATTTCACcgtttttagttttatttatgcCATTTTCCAACCAGTTGATTCGCTGGCATTCAACCAATTTTACATTAATTAGAAACAATCTTGGCATTTATTCTAATATATTAGAGTCATATGCTCTGTTCGCTAAAAAAACATaaagaataaaaattattattattattattattattattattattatgtatcgATGTGTATATATTTATATACGATGATTTATCAAACAACAAAGATGATTATATGTTTTTTCCGATTACATATGTAGTTTTGAAAATATTCAAATAACGTAGTCTCTTTTATTACTTTTCTCTTCACTTTTACTTTATTTGTCTCTGTTTCTTTTTACTCttcatctgaaaaaaaaaattggaatcaATTTTAAGAACTTTTGATTGTGTTACCGATTTTTTattgttgattttcaaaaattaatgacACTGGTTttcttgatttttgaaaattagtgtTACTGGTTTTCAAAATTTAGTATGTGTTGCTAACTTTTCTTGTAGATTTCAAAAATCAatgttgtattgttgattttaaaaaatcagCAACGAATGTTActgatatttaaaaattaataatacattgtggctgatttttaaaaattaatgttgTATTGCTGATTTCCAAAAATTAGTATTATggtgttgatttttgaaaatcagtaACATGGTGTTGTTGATTTTAAGAAACTAGCAACGTGTTattgatttaatttttcaaatataaaaACTTTTAACTCGAATTGAACCACGAGACGCACAATATATCAATTCGAAGATCTCTGAATGTTCAAATAACGTACTCTCTTCTTACTTTTCTCTTCACTTCTACTTTATTcgtctctctttctttttactctTCATCCGAAAAAATTTGGAACCAATTTTATGAACTTTTGATTGTGTTACTGATTTTTATgctgttgatttttaaaaatcaataacaCAATAttcttgatttttgaaaattagtgttactgattttcaaaaatcagtATTGTGTTGTTGACTTTTGTTGTAGATTTCAAAAATCAATGTTA contains:
- the LOC122030603 gene encoding heat stress transcription factor B-1-like, which codes for MHMGQRKSGAAPAAGAGGGGPAPFLVKTYEMVDEKETQEVISWGEKGESFVVWKPAEFARDLLPLHFKHNNFSSFVRQLNTYGFHKVVPDRWEFTNENFRRGEQSLLCNIRRRKPSTAPASTSHLSSHDKATATARPPPPSSAANSGQLHASSPASSPPPADRLLQLADENEKLRKDNHVLSAELSQTKCRFRELLGFLSNYVDVNKLGFGRATAAVDGGGEGEEDTVAVEKSGGVKLFGVLLQGIGGKRRKRRRCDAWQGISKPLFLQLKN